A stretch of Megalobrama amblycephala isolate DHTTF-2021 linkage group LG14, ASM1881202v1, whole genome shotgun sequence DNA encodes these proteins:
- the si:ch211-266a5.12 gene encoding uncharacterized protein si:ch211-266a5.12, with protein MASALQYFVLILILGIPIHEGAVVFQNGKCIDVRGPCFDLNILANIAERVSKDVVAADGEKILLKHNSFDKIRKRKNLHSCVLQKIIDLFQNVLEMTEESSVHHEENMNYHHELIHIMEQLKNCVHQVKYNCNKLYTKSEKTATSLSTILEKKMSPDELAVLQLQKLKNASDNLSDVHIQERVMDELKTLHLYMRGKGFRKNMNDKKEA; from the exons ATGGCCAGTGCTTTGCAGTATTTTGTTCTGATCCTTATCCTTGGCATTCCGATACATGAAGGCGCGGTGGTATTCCAAAACGGCAAGTGCATCGATGTTAGAGGACCTTGTTTCGATCTGAACATATTGGCGAATATAGCCGAGCGTGTCAGCAAAGATGTG GTAGCTGCAGATGGTGAGAAGATCCTCCTGAAGCACAATTCCTTTGACAAAATACGGAAAAGG AAAAATCTTCACAGCTGTGTCCTGCAGAAAATCATCGACCTATTTCAAAATGTTCTTGAAATGACAGAGGAGTCATCTGTCCATCATGAAGAAAATATGAACTACCATCATGAACTTATACACATTATGGAACAACTCAAAAACTGTGTTCATCAG GTAAAATATAACTGTAATAAGCTATATACGAAATCTGAAAAGACTGCAACTTCCCTCTCAACG ATTCTGGAGAAAAAAATGAGCCCAGATGAGCTTGCTGTCTTACAGCTACAAAAACTGAAGAATGCCAGTGATAAT CTCAGTGATGTGCATATCCAGGAGAGGGTCATGGATGAGCTAAAAACCCTCCATCTCTACATGCGAGGAAAAGGCTTCCGTAAAAATATGAACGACAAAAAAGAGGCATGA